From the genome of Rhizobium oryzihabitans:
CAGAAGGGCCACGCTTTCTTCCAGGCTTTGCCGCTGGCGGCTTTGCAATATGGCCGCCTGCAGGCGGTTCATCTCGCGGGCGATCGCCGCTGGCTGCCATGTCCGCAGCGCTCTTTCGATGATGGGCTTTCTGCGAAAATGGATGTGGCGTCCGAGTGTTTGCATGACCTGACCGGCCTGCTGCTTTTTCTCGTCCATTTCGGCCCGCATCTGGTCGAGCAGCTGGAATTGCTTGAGGCAACCCTGAAGCACCAGGAAAATCGGCGTCTTTGACGACATGATCTTCTGGGTCGCGTGGAAAAAGGCGTTTCTGTCACCTTTGAGAATGGCGTCAACCGCGTCGTCAGCGGAAACCGTGCTGGCATCGCCGATGATCGCCAGCACGTCGTCTTCCTCGATCACTTCCGCGCCACGGCAATAGAGTGCCAGCTTGCGGATCTCGTTGCGCGACGCGATGCGATCGCCGCCAAGCGATTCAATCAGTCTCTGCCGCGCGGCCGGCGCGATGCGCAGATTGTCGGCCGACAGTTCCTGATCGATCAGTGCGTTCAACGAGCGAGCATCATCCGCGTAACAGGGGATTGCGGCGATCGAGCGCGCGGGTTCTGCGATCTTGCGCAGCCCGGTGCCTTTTTTGAGGTCACCCGCCTCGATGATCAGGAAACTTGCTTCGGGTGGTGTTTCGGCCAGTATCTGGAGCGCATCCACCAGTGCCTTTTCAGCCGATGCACCTTTGATCCAGACGAGTTTTTCACCACCGAAGAGACCAATGGCGTTGACCTCATCGAGGAGGCGGCCGGGATCACCCTGCAGGTCGGATGCGGTCAGTTTCAGTGATGCAAAGGCGTCATCGGGATCGATGCCGGTTTTTTTAGCGATGAGGTTGGCCCGCTCCGATACGAGGCCCCGATCTGGGCCATAGAGCACAAAAACACGAAAGCGCTCCGCCGGGTTTTCGGCGAAGCGCTCAAACTCATGCGATTTTATCTCCGCCACGGCCGCGGCTCTCAGCGGCCGAGAGTGGCGGCGATATCGGTACGGATGATTTCAGCCAGCTCGCGGGCCGCCCGGTTTTCAGCGTCGCGGATCGCCCTGATCTTGGCGAATTCCTGCTGCGGCAGATCCACCTGCGCCGTAACGCTGCGGCGTGCGGAGCGCAGGATCTGACCGTCGGAAATACGGGTCAGAACGTAGTTGCCGGTCATCACCACACGGCCGGGATAGGGGCCGTCGTAATTGTTGTTCGCGCGGGTCGTCAGGTCGTAATTCTGCACTTCCGTCGTTGAGGAGCTAGCGCTTACGGAAATCTTGACGTTATACTGCGCCGTTGCCGGCTGGCCTGCGCCACCCGCCATCAGAAAGATCAGCTGATTGCGGACTTCCTGCCCAACTCTTCCACCGACGTCGGAAACGCTGACGGCCGCCAGCCTTTCCTTGGTTCCGGAAGCCTCGCCATAAAGCGGGCGCACCTGGCAGCCCGCCAGAAGACCAGCCATCATCACGACGGAAATTGCTGCCGCGACGCGGCTCCATCTCGAAAAAACGTCAGACAACAATGTTCACAATCCTCTGCGGAACCACGATGACTTTCTTGGGCTCGCCACCGGCAAGAATAGATTTCACGGCATCCAGCGCAAGGGCGGCCGTGCGGACCGCATCTTGATCCGCATCGCGCGCGATTGTCAATTCGCCGCGCTTCTTGCCGTTGACCTGGACGGGCATGACCACATCGTTTTCCTCGACCAGCGAGGGCACGAAAGCCGGCCATGGCGTCTGGGCGACGAGACCCGTGTTCCCCAGTGCCGACCAGCATTCTTCGGCCAGATGCGGCGTCATGGGGGCAATGATGCGGATGAGGATTTCGACGGCGTCGCGTGCCGCCGCCCTCACGTCATCCGACCTGCCGCCCGCCGCGACATCGGCAAGCGGGCCGGCCAGGGCGTTGACCAGTTCGTAAATGCGGGCTATCGCCTTGTTGAAGGCGAGCTTGTCCAGATCTTCCTGAACGGCCTTCAGCGTCTTGTGGGCCGCCTTGGACGCTGCCAGGCCTTCACCTTCGGTCGCAGGCTGCGGCTGAACGTTCTTCAGTTCCTCGGCTGCTTCGCCGATGATGCGCCAAACGCGCTGGACGAATCGATTTGCGCCCTCCACGCCAGCTTCCGACCAGATGACGTCACGATCGGGCGGAGAATCCGACAGGACGAAGAAGCGCGCGGTGTCCGCCCCATAGGATGCGATGATGTCATCCGGGTCGACCACGTTCTTCTTCGACTTCGACATCTTCTCGATCGAGCCGATCTTGACTTCGGCGCCGGAGGACAGGAGGAAAGCCCGGCGAGCGCCGTCCGTCTCCTCTATGCGCAGGTCGGCGGGTGCTATCCATTCGCGGCCAGTGCCTTCGCCATGGCTGTAGGTCTCGTGCACCACCATGCCCTGTGTGAACAGGCCCTTGAAGGGCTCCTTGACGCCCACATGGCCGGTCTCGCGCATGGCACGGGTGAAGAAGCGGGAATAGAGCAGATGCAGGATCGCATGCTCGATGCCGCCGATATACTGATCGACGGGCAGCCAGTGGTTGGCCACCTTCGGGTCGGTCGGCTGGTCTTCCCACGGCGCGGTGAAGCGGGTGTAATACCAGCTGGAATCGACGAAAGTATCCATCGTGTCGGTTTCGCGACGCGCGTCATGGCCGCATTGCGGGCAGGCGACGTGACGCCACGTGGGGTGGCGGTCCAGCGGATTGCCGGGCACGTCGAAAGTCACGTCGTCAGGCAGCTTGACCGGCAGGTCCTTCTTCGGAACCGGCACCACGCCGCAGACTTCGCAGTGAATGACCGGGATCGGGCAGCCCCAGTAACGCTGGCGGGAGATGCCCCAGTCGCGCAGGCGGAAATTGACCTTGCGCTCAGCCTGCGGCGCATTGCCCAGCATCTCGGCGGAGAGCTTCTGCACGACCGCCTCAAAGGCGTCAGTCGTGTTCATGCCGTTCAGGAAGCCGGAATTGATCATCACGCCGTCATCGGTATAGGCCGTGTCCTCGACGGTGAAGCTTTCTGCATCCGGGCCTTCAGGGGCGACGACAGCCACGACCGGCAGGCCGTATTTGCGGGCGAAGTCCAGATCGCGCTGGTCACCCGATGGGCAACCGAAAATCGCGCCGGTGCCGTAATCCATCAACACGAAATTAGCGACGTAGACGGGCAGTTCCCAGGTAGGATCGAGCGGGTGCACGACCTTGACGCCGGTATCGATGCCCTTCTTTTCTGCCGTTTCCAGCGCTGCGAGCGAGGTGCCATGGCGGCGGCATTCATCGCAGAACTCGGCGATATCGGGGTTGTTCGCCGACAATTCTCTCGCCAGCGGATGATCGGCGGCGATCGCCAGGAAGGATGCGCCGAACAGGGTATCCGGACGCGTCGTATAGACGGTGATGTCGGAAAAACCTTCCGGCACTGTGCCAGCAACGGTCTGCCAGCGCAGCGACAGGCCTTCGGAACGGCCGATCCAGTTCTTCTGCATCAGGCGCACTTTTTCCGGCCACTGATCCAGCGTGTCCAGCTCGTCCAGCAGATCCTGGCTGAAATCGGTGATGCGGAAGAACCATTGCGTCAATTCGCGCTGCTCGACCAGCGCGCCGGAGCGCCAGCCGCGGCCGTCGATCACCTGCTCATTGGCGAGAACGGTATGGTCGACGGGATCCCAGTTGACCTTGGACTGCTTGCGGTAAACCAGACCCTTTTCCATGAAGTCGATGAACAGCGCCTGCTGGCGGTGGTAATATTCCACGTCGCAGGTCGCGAATTCACGGGTCCAGTCCAGCGACAGGCCCATGGACTTCAGCTGGCCGCGCATGGTGGCGATGTTCTGGTAGGTCCAGTCCTTCGGGTGAACCTTGTTCTGCATGGCCGCGTTTTCCGCAGGCATGCCGAAGGCGTCCCAGCCCATCGGGTGCAGAACGTTGAAGCCGCGCGCACGCTTGTAGCGGGCGACGACGTCGCCCATGGCATAGTTGCGGACGTGGCCCATGTGAATGCGTCCCGACGGGTAGGGAAACATCTCCAGAACGTAATACTTCTCGCGCGGATCGCTGTTGTCGGTGACGAAAACCTTGTCTTCGTTCCATTTCTGCTGCCAGCGCGGCTCGGCGTCGCGAGGATTGTAACGTTCGATGGCCATTGTTCTGAATTCCGGGTATCGAGGGGAAAAATTTGCGCTGACCTTCACCATGAAACGACCGGGGCGTCAAGTTTGGCGGGGCGTCCGGGCGTTCAATCTTGGCCAGCGTGCCTCAAATGGTGCTAAACCCGCTTGGCATCAAGGCAATCGGCGTCTAGTTAGCTTGCGAATGGTTCAAATAAAGGTTCTGTGATGGAAATCGAAGCACGTCTTGAGGATGTCAGGCAGCGTATCGCGGAAGCTGCGGAAAAATCCGGTCGCAAGGCTGACGAGGTTACGCTCGTCGCCGTCTCGAAGACATTCGATGCGGAGACCATCCAGCCGGTCATCGACAGTGGCCAGCGCGTGTTCGGTGAGAATCGTGTTCAGGAAGCGCAGGGCAAGTGGCCTAGCCTGAAAGAGAAGACACCTGACATCGAACTGCATCTAATCGGTCCGCTGCAATCCAACAAGGCGTCGGATGCCGTCGCGCTGTTTGACGTCATACAGAGCATCGACCGGGAGAAAATCGCCCGTGCGCTGTCCGAAGAATGTGCCAAACAGGGCCGCAGCCTTCGTTTTTATGTGCAGGTCAATACGGGGCTTGAGCCGCAGAAGGCTGGCATCGATCCGCGCGAGACGGTCGCCTTCGTTGCTCTTTGCCGGGACGAGCTGAAATTGCCGGTGGAGGGACTGATGTGCATTCCGCCGGCGGAGGAAAATCCCGGCCCGCATTTCGCGCTTTTGGCAAAGCTTGCAAAACAATGCGGCCTCGAGAAGCTTTCCATGGGCATGTCAGGCGATTTCGAGACTGCCGTTGAATTCGGCGCCACCAGCGTGCGGGTCGGCTCGGCGATCTTCGGCGCGCGATAAACCATTCAACAAAAAACCCGGCACTGCGGCCGGGTTTTAAATGAATGCGAGACGTCCGGTCAGTAGTGATCGTCCTCGTCTTCGTCCTTCGGTGTCGACTTCAGCGAGCTGAGCTTCTTGAAGACGGCGTCGGCATCGATCTGTTCGTCTTCCTCGCGCTGGAAGTTATAGTCCAGACCTTCCGTCACCGTTGCCGGCTGCAGCGTGTTGCCGAGCTCTTCGGCGGTCGGCAGCGGACGGCCGCGTGAGGCGCGTTCGACTTCAAGGTCGAGATCGATCTGGCTGCAGAGGCCAAGCGTCACCGGGTCCATCGGCGTCAGGTTGGCCGAATTCCAGTGGGTGCGGTCGCGAATCTGCTCGATGGTGGATTTGGTCGTGCCGACGAGACGCGAAATCTGCGCGTCCTTCAGTTCCGGATGGTTACGAACCAGCCAGAGAATGGCGTTCGGACGATCCTGGCGCTTGGAAACTGGCGTATAACGCGGGCCGCGGCGCTTGGATTCCGGCACACGGACCTTCGGCTCGGAAAGCTTGAGCTTGTGGTTGGGGTTGCCTTCAGCGCGGGCGATCTCGTCGCGGGAAAGCTGTCCGGTCGCGATCGGGTCGAGGCCCTTGATGCCCTGCGCGGCTTCACCGTCGGCAATCGCCTTGACTTCGAGCGGATGCAGTTTGCAGAACGTGGCGATC
Proteins encoded in this window:
- the holA gene encoding DNA polymerase III subunit delta, translated to MAEIKSHEFERFAENPAERFRVFVLYGPDRGLVSERANLIAKKTGIDPDDAFASLKLTASDLQGDPGRLLDEVNAIGLFGGEKLVWIKGASAEKALVDALQILAETPPEASFLIIEAGDLKKGTGLRKIAEPARSIAAIPCYADDARSLNALIDQELSADNLRIAPAARQRLIESLGGDRIASRNEIRKLALYCRGAEVIEEDDVLAIIGDASTVSADDAVDAILKGDRNAFFHATQKIMSSKTPIFLVLQGCLKQFQLLDQMRAEMDEKKQQAGQVMQTLGRHIHFRRKPIIERALRTWQPAAIAREMNRLQAAILQSRQRQSLEESVALLTLLSTTLQSGRGG
- the lptE gene encoding LPS assembly lipoprotein LptE, whose product is MSDVFSRWSRVAAAISVVMMAGLLAGCQVRPLYGEASGTKERLAAVSVSDVGGRVGQEVRNQLIFLMAGGAGQPATAQYNVKISVSASSSTTEVQNYDLTTRANNNYDGPYPGRVVMTGNYVLTRISDGQILRSARRSVTAQVDLPQQEFAKIRAIRDAENRAARELAEIIRTDIAATLGR
- the leuS gene encoding leucine--tRNA ligase, with the translated sequence MAIERYNPRDAEPRWQQKWNEDKVFVTDNSDPREKYYVLEMFPYPSGRIHMGHVRNYAMGDVVARYKRARGFNVLHPMGWDAFGMPAENAAMQNKVHPKDWTYQNIATMRGQLKSMGLSLDWTREFATCDVEYYHRQQALFIDFMEKGLVYRKQSKVNWDPVDHTVLANEQVIDGRGWRSGALVEQRELTQWFFRITDFSQDLLDELDTLDQWPEKVRLMQKNWIGRSEGLSLRWQTVAGTVPEGFSDITVYTTRPDTLFGASFLAIAADHPLARELSANNPDIAEFCDECRRHGTSLAALETAEKKGIDTGVKVVHPLDPTWELPVYVANFVLMDYGTGAIFGCPSGDQRDLDFARKYGLPVVAVVAPEGPDAESFTVEDTAYTDDGVMINSGFLNGMNTTDAFEAVVQKLSAEMLGNAPQAERKVNFRLRDWGISRQRYWGCPIPVIHCEVCGVVPVPKKDLPVKLPDDVTFDVPGNPLDRHPTWRHVACPQCGHDARRETDTMDTFVDSSWYYTRFTAPWEDQPTDPKVANHWLPVDQYIGGIEHAILHLLYSRFFTRAMRETGHVGVKEPFKGLFTQGMVVHETYSHGEGTGREWIAPADLRIEETDGARRAFLLSSGAEVKIGSIEKMSKSKKNVVDPDDIIASYGADTARFFVLSDSPPDRDVIWSEAGVEGANRFVQRVWRIIGEAAEELKNVQPQPATEGEGLAASKAAHKTLKAVQEDLDKLAFNKAIARIYELVNALAGPLADVAAGGRSDDVRAAARDAVEILIRIIAPMTPHLAEECWSALGNTGLVAQTPWPAFVPSLVEENDVVMPVQVNGKKRGELTIARDADQDAVRTAALALDAVKSILAGGEPKKVIVVPQRIVNIVV
- a CDS encoding YggS family pyridoxal phosphate-dependent enzyme; the encoded protein is MEIEARLEDVRQRIAEAAEKSGRKADEVTLVAVSKTFDAETIQPVIDSGQRVFGENRVQEAQGKWPSLKEKTPDIELHLIGPLQSNKASDAVALFDVIQSIDREKIARALSEECAKQGRSLRFYVQVNTGLEPQKAGIDPRETVAFVALCRDELKLPVEGLMCIPPAEENPGPHFALLAKLAKQCGLEKLSMGMSGDFETAVEFGATSVRVGSAIFGAR
- a CDS encoding DUF1013 domain-containing protein, encoding MAQQLLMPKATAVWLVDNTALSFDQIATFCKLHPLEVKAIADGEAAQGIKGLDPIATGQLSRDEIARAEGNPNHKLKLSEPKVRVPESKRRGPRYTPVSKRQDRPNAILWLVRNHPELKDAQISRLVGTTKSTIEQIRDRTHWNSANLTPMDPVTLGLCSQIDLDLEVERASRGRPLPTAEELGNTLQPATVTEGLDYNFQREEDEQIDADAVFKKLSSLKSTPKDEDEDDHY